The following proteins are co-located in the Barnesiella propionica genome:
- a CDS encoding TetR/AcrR family transcriptional regulator, with translation MIITNREEVIDKAFGVFVRMNYEKASIITLAKACGVTKTGIVYYFPHKLDLFMAVADKYVLKMHEPENKFAAPADTLTEFIGQYVAGVAASMKRIVELIGDNSSPHDCSPNFYYFHFLSQVRMYYPGIRQKIEKIYRQDYDLWEKVIQKAKESGEIRSNTDVKKTAILFRQMFLGLSYEQAFLNGLNVDELAENFRHIYSLLKA, from the coding sequence ATGATAATAACTAACCGTGAAGAAGTAATAGATAAAGCGTTCGGCGTATTTGTCAGGATGAACTACGAGAAAGCAAGCATCATCACGCTTGCCAAAGCCTGCGGGGTGACAAAAACGGGTATCGTTTATTATTTTCCGCACAAGTTGGATTTATTCATGGCTGTGGCGGACAAATACGTGCTAAAAATGCACGAACCGGAAAACAAGTTTGCCGCTCCTGCCGATACGTTGACGGAGTTCATCGGGCAATACGTGGCGGGAGTAGCCGCTTCCATGAAAAGGATTGTTGAACTGATTGGCGATAATAGCAGCCCGCATGATTGTAGTCCTAACTTCTACTACTTTCATTTCCTGTCACAAGTGCGCATGTACTATCCGGGTATCAGGCAGAAAATTGAGAAAATCTACCGACAAGACTATGACCTATGGGAGAAAGTCATACAGAAGGCAAAAGAAAGCGGGGAAATCAGGAGCAACACGGACGTGAAGAAAACGGCTATCTTGTTCCGGCAAATGTTTTTAGGACTGTCATACGAACAAGCATTTCTGAACGGTCTGAACGTGGACGAACTGGCAGAAAATTTTCGCCATATCTATTCGCTGCTTAAAGCCTGA
- a CDS encoding tyrosine-type recombinase/integrase: MDKVQKQRGSIVLYKEERNGADYIRIEYVNSQAVALLLAQDTDVEKTGNSSAYIPATAFKLPDFYDRYSPHAYIDYSRVYVRHPKPKREYILPRGYLELLEQKRYSLSTIKAYKIYFSDFMEYHKGQDLDLLTVEDINSYMLHMVKEKHISATQQNMRINAIKFYYEKVRKGKRQYYGGIARAKEYKALPEVLSREEMKSIFAQLSNRKHRCMISLIYSAGLRRSELLNLTPQDIISERMLIRIAGKGKKCRYSLLSEKLLNELRAYYREYRPQKWLFEGEQAGEQYSPSALVKILKEAARKAGIKHRVHLHMLRHTFATHLLEQGTDLRTIQELMGHTDIKTTAIYLHVSNAYKAKIPNPLDCLDDD; encoded by the coding sequence ATGGATAAGGTTCAGAAACAGAGAGGAAGCATCGTTCTGTACAAGGAAGAAAGAAACGGTGCGGACTACATACGGATAGAGTATGTAAACAGTCAGGCTGTCGCCCTGCTGCTCGCCCAAGATACGGACGTGGAAAAGACAGGCAATAGTTCTGCCTACATACCTGCCACCGCTTTTAAACTGCCGGATTTCTATGACCGCTATTCGCCCCACGCCTATATTGATTACAGCCGGGTTTACGTGCGGCATCCCAAACCTAAAAGGGAATACATACTGCCGAGAGGCTACCTCGAACTGCTGGAACAGAAGCGGTACAGCCTTTCCACCATAAAAGCCTATAAAATCTATTTCAGCGACTTCATGGAATACCACAAGGGGCAAGACCTTGACCTGCTGACGGTCGAGGACATAAACAGCTATATGCTCCACATGGTAAAGGAAAAGCACATATCCGCCACCCAGCAGAACATGCGCATCAACGCTATCAAGTTCTATTACGAGAAAGTCCGGAAAGGCAAGCGGCAATATTATGGCGGGATAGCCCGTGCAAAAGAGTACAAGGCATTGCCCGAAGTATTAAGCCGGGAAGAAATGAAAAGCATCTTTGCACAGTTATCCAATCGGAAACACAGGTGCATGATTTCTCTTATTTACTCTGCCGGACTACGCCGAAGCGAACTTCTGAACCTGACACCCCAAGACATCATCAGCGAACGGATGCTAATCAGGATTGCCGGAAAAGGCAAGAAGTGCAGGTATTCCCTACTGTCGGAAAAGCTGCTCAACGAACTAAGGGCTTACTACCGGGAATACAGACCGCAAAAATGGCTTTTTGAGGGCGAACAGGCAGGCGAACAATACTCGCCCAGCGCATTGGTTAAGATATTGAAAGAAGCGGCAAGGAAAGCCGGAATAAAGCATCGGGTACACCTGCACATGCTCCGGCACACGTTCGCCACCCACCTGCTGGAACAAGGGACAGACCTAAGAACCATACAGGAACTTATGGGACATACCGATATAAAAACAACGGCAATTTATCTGCACGTATCGAACGCCTATAAAGCAAAAATCCCCAATCCGCTGGATTGTTTGGATGATGATTAG